A window of Echeneis naucrates chromosome 13, fEcheNa1.1, whole genome shotgun sequence contains these coding sequences:
- the tmem160 gene encoding transmembrane protein 160 has product MALFCLFMRRQLPQVVSHFGRVVKLKLVRPPAAGAPLRKLHGSARLRHGEKGPWGKSRGPEPQQYPLTDLDKADALMLRKSHETGFLSWFRNGLLATGIGVIAFVQSEVGREAGYAFFLLGGVCVSFGGASYIGSLFALRRMMLLSVPALLLQGAAVGSVALFWLCAVSLYIGRLEVEIIHEGDEEGEEEEECRECKERRDFRGYPGSHDSEDNDSKGPKK; this is encoded by the exons ATGGCTCTCTTCTGCCTGTTCATGAGAAGGCAGCTGCCGCAGGTCGTGTCCCACTTCGGCCGGGTGGTGAAGCTGAAGCTCGTCCGGCCTCCCGCCGCCGGAGCTCCGCTGCGGAAGCTACACGGCTCCGCTCGGCTCCGGCACGGAGAGAAGGGACCGTGGGGGAAGAGCCGCGGGCCGGAGCCGCAGCAGTACCCGCTCACCGACCTCGACAAGGCGGACGCTCTG ATGCTGAGAAAGTCTCATGAAACAG GGTTCCTCTCTTGGTTCAGGAACGGCCTGCTGGCAACAGGGATTGGAGTCATTGCTTTTGTCCAGAGTGAAGTAGGACGAGAAGCAGGATATG CCTTCTTTCTCctgggtggtgtgtgtgtgtcgtttgGCGGTGCGTCGTACATTGGCAGCCTCTTTGCCTTGCGGAGGAtgatgctgctgtcagtgcCAGCACTGCTGCTCCAAGGAGCTGCGGTGGGCAGCGTCGCCCTCTTCTGGCTCTGCGCGGTATCCCTCTACATCGGCCGCCTGGAGGTGGAGATCATCCATGAGGGggatgaggagggagaggaagaggaagagtgtCGGGAGTGCAAGGAGAGGAGGGATTTCCGGGGTTACCCTGGCTCCCATGACAGTGAGGACAATGACAGCAAGGGGCCGAAGAAGTAG